From Triticum urartu cultivar G1812 chromosome 2, Tu2.1, whole genome shotgun sequence, a single genomic window includes:
- the LOC125536196 gene encoding 40S ribosomal protein S6-2-like has product MKLNIANPTTGCQKKVEIDDDMKLRNLYDKRISQEVVGDLLGEEFEGYIFKIMGGCDKQGFPMKQGVLTPGRVRLLLHRGTSCFRGHGRRVGERRRKSVRGCIVSQDLSVINLVIVKKGKNDLPGLTDTEKPRMRGPKRASKIKKLFNLGKDDDVRQYVNTYRRSFTNKKGKTVSKAPKIQRLVTPLTLQRKRARIADKKKRIAKKKSEAAEYQKLLAQRLKEQRDRRSESMAKRRSKLSAATKAPAASA; this is encoded by the exons ATGAAG TTGAACATCGCGAACCCCACCACGGGGTGCCAGAAGAAGGTGGAGATCGATGACGACATGAAGCT GCGGAACCTCTATGACAAGAGGATCTCCCAGGAGGTAGTTGGTGATCTTCTGGGTGAG GAATTCGAGGGCTATATCTTCAAGATCATGGGTGGCTGCGATAAGCAGGGCTTCCCAATGAAGCAAGGAGTGTTAACTCCTGGGCGTgttcgccttctgcttcacaggg GCACATCTTGCTTCCGTGGACATGGCAGGCGTGTTGGTGAGCGCCGGAGGAAGTCTGTCCGTGGTTGCATTGTCAGCCAAGACCTATCTGTTATCAACTTGGTGATTGTCAAGAAGGGCAAGAATGATCTGCCAGGCCTGACCGACACTGAGAAGCCCAGGATGAGGGGACCCAAGAGGGCTTCCAAGATCAAGAAGCTCTTCAACCTTGGCAAGGATGATGATGTACGCCAGTATGTCAACACATACCGCAGGTCCTTCACAAACAAGAAGG GCAAGACCGTGAGCAAGGCTCCCAAGATCCAGCGTCTTGTGACACCCTTGACCCTCCAGAGGAAGCGCGCGAGAATCGCCGACAAGAAGAAGAGGATTGCAAAGAAGAAGTCAGAGGCTGCAGAGTACCAGAAGTTGCTTGCACAGAGGCTTAAGGAGCAAAGAGACCGCCGGAGTGAGAGCATGGCCAAGAGGAGGTCCAAGCTTTCTGCTGCTACCAAGGCTCCTGCTGCCTCTGCTTAA
- the LOC125536194 gene encoding serine/threonine-protein kinase SAPK2, giving the protein MERYEVIKDIGSGNFGVAKLVRDVRTKELFAVKFIERGHKIDENVQREIMNHRSLRHPNIVRFKEVVLTPTHLAIVMEYAAGGELFERICGSGRFSENEARFFFQQLLSGVSYCHSMQICHRDLKLENTLLDGSEAPRLKICDFGYSKSSVLHSQPKSTVGTPAYIAPEVLSRREYDGKVADVWSCGVTLYVMLVGAYPFEDPDEPKNFRKTITRILSVQYSVPDYVRISMECRHLLSRIFVANPEQRITIQEIKNHPWFLKNLPIEMTDEYQMSLHMVGVNAPPQTLEEIMAIIQEARIPGDGSKFAGQLSVPGLGSMELDDIDDVDADIEDSGDFVCAL; this is encoded by the exons ATGGAGCGGTACGAGGTGATCAAGGACATAGGGTCCGGCAACTTCGGGGTGGCCAAGCTGGTACGGGACGTCAGGACCAAGGAGCTCTTCGCCGTCAAGTTCATCGAGAGGGGGCACAAG ATTGATGAGAATGTTCAAAGGGAGATTATGAACCACAGATCTCTGAGGCATCCGAACATTGTTAGATTCAAAGAG GTTGTGCTAACTCCCACACATTTGGCCATAGTTATGGAATACGCTGCTGGCGGTGAGCTATTTGAAAGGATCTGTGGTTCTGGAAGATTTAGCGAGAATGAG GCTAGGTTCTTCTTCCAACAATTGCTTTCTGGAGTTAGCTATTGCCATTCCATG CAAATATGTCATAGAGATTTGAAACTAGAAAATACGCTCCTGGATGGGAGCGAAGCACCCCGGCTCAAGATATGTGATTTCGGTTACTCCAAG TCCTCTGTGTTGCACTCTCAGCCAAAATCGACCGTCGGTACTCCTGCCTACATCGCCCCTGAGGTCCTTTCTAGAAGGGAATATGATGGAAAG GTCGCTGATGTCTGGTCCTGTGGAGTAACACTATATGTGATGCTTGTCGGCGCTTATCCTTTTGAGGACCCAGACGAACCGAAGAATTTCCGCAAGACAATTACT AGGATACTCAGCGTACAATACTCGGTACCTGATTACGTCCGGATTTCGATGGAGTGCAGACATTTGCTGTCCCGGATTTTCGTGGCAAACCCTGAGCAA CGAATAACCATCCAAGAGATCAAGAACCACCCGTGGTTCCTCAAGAATCTGCCGATCGAGATGACCGACGAGTACCAGATGAGCCTGCACATGGTCGGCGTCAACGCTCCCCCGCAGACCCTGGAGGAGATCATGGCCATCATCCAGGAGGCGCGGATACCGGGCGACGGTTCCAAGTTCGCCGGGCAGCTGTCGGTGCCCGGGCTAGGGAGCATGGAGCTCGACGACATAGACGACGTCGACGCGGACATCGAGGACAGCGGCGACTTCGTGTGCGCGTTGTGA